One genomic window of Longimicrobiaceae bacterium includes the following:
- the mnmG gene encoding tRNA uridine-5-carboxymethylaminomethyl(34) synthesis enzyme MnmG, whose product MERAYDVIVIGGGHAGVEAAAAAARLGATTLLVTPNLSAIGQMSCNPAIGGVAKGTVVREVDALGGVMGLATDRARIQFRMLNRSKGPAVWAPRAQCDRGLYPRVVRALLEELELLRFFQGMVGSLLLEGDRVTGVRTEDGVEFRGRSVVLTTGTFLRGRIHVGGSPTVAAGRAGEPPSVRLAEQLEALGLEVARFKTGTPPRVDGRSVDLDRLEVQEGELPEYRFSAWRRETLLPQRPCWITWAGPELQEIVRRNLERSALYGGEIAGRGPRYCPSIEDKVVKFPDAPRHQIFLEPEGLETTELYVNGLSTSLPLEVQVEMLSRVPGLERARLTKAGYAIEYDYFPPHQLRPTLELKALEGLFLAGQVNGTTGYEEAAGQGVIAGANAALRARGRDPLILGRDQGFIGVLIDDLVTRGTDEPYRLFTSRAEFRLLLRQDNALARLGPVAAEVGLLTDEQRARLEERLKLAARVSDWLTQTNATPEATRELLEEAGSTPLREPTRIATVLKRPKVDVHELVAACGGFPDPDVDPADLEEALTGAEMELRYSGYLARERERAEGLRRQHDFILPDDLPYAELTSLSTEARQKLVRIRPATLGQAAGIPGISPSDLQNLVIEVRKLRAATSAA is encoded by the coding sequence ATGGAGCGAGCGTACGATGTGATCGTGATCGGTGGGGGCCACGCGGGCGTGGAGGCGGCCGCTGCCGCAGCCCGCCTGGGCGCCACCACGCTGCTTGTCACGCCCAACTTGAGCGCGATCGGTCAGATGAGCTGCAATCCCGCGATTGGCGGGGTGGCGAAAGGGACGGTCGTGCGGGAGGTGGACGCGCTCGGCGGGGTGATGGGCCTGGCGACGGACCGAGCGCGCATCCAGTTCCGGATGCTGAACCGCTCCAAGGGCCCGGCGGTCTGGGCGCCGCGAGCGCAGTGCGATCGCGGGCTGTATCCGCGGGTGGTGCGTGCCCTGCTGGAGGAGCTCGAGCTGCTTCGCTTCTTCCAGGGAATGGTTGGCTCGCTTCTGCTGGAGGGGGACCGGGTGACCGGGGTGCGCACGGAGGACGGGGTCGAGTTCCGGGGACGCTCGGTGGTGCTCACCACGGGAACCTTTCTGCGCGGTCGCATTCACGTCGGAGGGTCCCCGACGGTCGCGGCCGGACGCGCCGGCGAGCCGCCTTCGGTCCGGCTGGCGGAGCAGCTGGAGGCGCTCGGACTGGAGGTGGCACGCTTCAAGACGGGAACCCCACCGCGCGTCGATGGGCGCTCGGTGGACCTCGACCGCCTCGAGGTGCAGGAGGGCGAGCTGCCGGAGTATCGCTTCTCTGCGTGGCGGCGGGAGACCCTGTTGCCGCAGCGGCCCTGCTGGATCACCTGGGCCGGTCCAGAGCTACAGGAGATAGTCCGGCGCAATCTCGAGCGGTCGGCATTGTACGGGGGAGAGATCGCGGGAAGGGGGCCTCGCTACTGCCCGTCGATCGAAGACAAGGTCGTGAAGTTCCCCGACGCGCCCCGCCACCAGATCTTCCTGGAGCCGGAGGGTCTGGAGACCACTGAGCTGTACGTGAACGGTCTCTCCACCTCGCTGCCCCTGGAGGTGCAGGTGGAGATGCTGTCCAGGGTGCCGGGGCTGGAGCGCGCCCGCCTGACCAAGGCGGGCTATGCGATCGAGTACGACTACTTCCCCCCGCACCAGCTCCGCCCGACCCTCGAGCTCAAGGCCCTGGAGGGGCTCTTCCTGGCGGGACAGGTGAACGGAACGACCGGGTACGAAGAGGCGGCGGGGCAGGGCGTGATCGCAGGCGCCAATGCTGCGCTCCGCGCACGGGGCCGCGATCCCCTCATTCTGGGGCGGGACCAGGGCTTCATCGGGGTTCTGATCGACGACCTGGTCACCCGGGGCACCGACGAGCCGTACCGGCTCTTCACCTCGCGGGCGGAGTTCCGCCTCCTGCTCCGGCAGGACAACGCATTGGCTCGTCTGGGCCCCGTAGCCGCGGAAGTTGGCCTGCTAACGGATGAGCAGCGCGCCCGTCTCGAGGAGCGTCTGAAGCTCGCCGCCCGGGTCTCCGATTGGCTCACCCAGACCAACGCAACGCCGGAGGCGACGCGAGAGTTGCTCGAAGAAGCCGGGTCGACGCCGCTGCGCGAGCCCACCCGCATCGCCACCGTGCTCAAGCGCCCTAAAGTGGACGTACATGAGCTGGTCGCGGCTTGCGGCGGCTTCCCCGATCCGGACGTGGATCCGGCCGACCTCGAAGAGGCACTGACCGGTGCCGAGATGGAGCTCCGCTACAGCGGGTATCTCGCTCGCGAGCGTGAACGGGCCGAAGGTCTCCGCCGGCAGCACGACTTCATCCTGCCCGACGACCTCCCGTACGCAGAGCTTACCTCCCTATCCACGGAGGCGCGGCAGAAGCTGGTGCGGATTCGCCCCGCCACTCTGGGGCAGGCCGCCGGCATCCCCGGGATCTCGCCCAGTGATCTGCAGAACCTGGTGATCGAAGTGCGCAAGCTGCGCGCGGCTACGAGCGCTGCGTGA
- a CDS encoding ParB/RepB/Spo0J family partition protein, producing the protein MNARRTPAADAPAESARRRTRLGKGLGALLGEYLPDEPDASDSGYRVVPVARIATNPYQPRRQFTEEELTELEHSIRENGLLQPLVVRPASSAAPAGAEWELVAGERRWRAVRRLGWTEVPVVVREIDDRTLLVLAIVENVQRADLSPLEEAEAYRRLIEEFGYTQKEVAASVGRERSTVTNLLRLLQLPASIQSMVSSGELSMGHARALLGIADPRQMADLARRVVREGLSVRAIEEEVRRRQAPPARKPRPERPGGAHLRQIESELQRALGTAVRIRLGKGNSGRVEIPFYSTEDFERVTELLLGSSES; encoded by the coding sequence GTGAACGCACGACGCACGCCGGCTGCCGACGCGCCCGCGGAGTCGGCGCGCCGGCGCACTCGGCTCGGCAAGGGTCTGGGTGCGCTGCTGGGGGAGTATCTGCCCGACGAGCCGGACGCAAGTGACAGCGGCTACCGGGTGGTGCCGGTTGCCCGCATCGCCACCAACCCCTACCAGCCACGCCGCCAGTTCACCGAAGAGGAGCTGACGGAACTGGAGCACTCCATCCGCGAAAACGGGCTCCTGCAGCCTCTCGTGGTACGCCCGGCGTCCTCCGCAGCGCCCGCCGGCGCGGAGTGGGAGCTGGTGGCCGGAGAGCGCCGTTGGCGGGCCGTGCGGCGCCTCGGCTGGACCGAGGTGCCGGTGGTGGTCCGGGAGATCGACGATCGTACGCTCCTCGTTCTGGCGATCGTCGAGAACGTCCAGCGCGCGGACCTGTCCCCGCTCGAGGAGGCGGAGGCGTACCGGCGGCTCATCGAGGAGTTCGGCTACACCCAGAAGGAGGTAGCCGCGAGCGTCGGTCGTGAGCGCTCGACGGTGACCAACCTGCTACGACTGCTCCAGCTCCCGGCCAGCATCCAGAGCATGGTCTCGAGTGGCGAGCTGTCGATGGGTCATGCTCGCGCCCTGCTCGGCATCGCCGACCCCCGTCAGATGGCCGATCTGGCCCGCCGCGTGGTCCGGGAGGGGCTCTCCGTCCGGGCGATCGAGGAGGAAGTGCGGCGCCGGCAGGCTCCTCCCGCTCGCAAGCCCCGACCGGAGCGCCCCGGAGGCGCCCACCTACGACAGATCGAGAGCGAGCTGCAGCGAGCCCTCGGCACGGCGGTACGGATTCGCCTCGGTAAGGGGAACAGCGGCAGAGTGGAGATTCCGTTCTATTCGACCGAAGATTTCGAGAGGGTAACGGAGCTGCTCCTCGGAAGCAGCGAGTCCTAG
- a CDS encoding Nif3-like dinuclear metal center hexameric protein, protein MSKSRGPQSVDLAEICAHLDEYLRISEVPDYPTAHNGLQVANSGRVARLAVAVDAVQATVDRAAEAGADLLIVHHGLFWDPDPRLTDRRYRRIRRLLEADVAVYSAHLPLDVHPEVGNNAVLAREIGVELEGSFGEYRGFPIGVRGRLEIDREELVERLEQRLAGSVRVIAAGPERVSQIAVITGGAAGEVKRAREAGIDTFITGEAAHHNYFDAEEAGVNLILGGHYATETWGVRALAHHLEERFGLPWTFIEHPTGL, encoded by the coding sequence GTGAGTAAATCCCGCGGACCACAGTCAGTCGATCTGGCAGAGATCTGCGCGCATCTCGACGAGTACCTGCGCATTTCGGAAGTGCCCGACTATCCGACGGCGCACAACGGCCTGCAGGTGGCGAATTCGGGGCGGGTGGCGCGCCTGGCGGTGGCGGTGGATGCGGTTCAGGCGACCGTGGATCGCGCGGCCGAAGCCGGTGCCGACCTGCTGATCGTGCACCACGGTCTCTTCTGGGACCCGGATCCGCGGCTGACGGATCGGCGCTACCGGAGAATCCGCCGCTTGCTCGAAGCGGATGTGGCCGTCTACAGCGCACACTTACCTCTGGATGTGCACCCGGAGGTGGGGAACAACGCGGTTCTGGCGCGGGAGATCGGGGTGGAGCTAGAGGGGAGCTTCGGGGAGTACCGCGGCTTCCCGATCGGGGTCCGCGGCCGTCTAGAGATCGACAGGGAGGAGCTCGTCGAGCGCCTCGAGCAACGTCTGGCTGGCTCGGTGCGGGTGATCGCGGCGGGGCCGGAAAGGGTGTCGCAGATCGCGGTGATCACCGGCGGCGCGGCCGGGGAGGTGAAGCGGGCAAGAGAGGCGGGGATCGACACCTTCATCACCGGTGAGGCCGCCCATCACAACTACTTCGACGCCGAGGAGGCGGGGGTGAATCTCATCCTCGGCGGCCATTACGCGACGGAGACGTGGGGCGTCCGGGCACTCGCCCACCATCTCGAGGAACGATTCGGACTCCCCTGGACGTTCATCGAGCACCCCACCGGACTCTGA
- a CDS encoding alpha/beta hydrolase, translating to MRYATMALLGVLVAGLWPIEGSAQEAGSQVSLWERAAPGAVGDSASDRPTITPYLLPATQRPRAAVVVFPGGGYGHLAVDHEGDQVARWLNSLGINAFVVRYRLGPQYHHPAMIQDAQRAIRTVRARAREWGIDPARVGVIGFSAGGHLASTTGTHFDDEIPVLGDEVDRQSARPDFMMLIYPVITMQASYTHRGSRTNLLGEDADPALVWELSNETQVTPRTPPTFLVHTTDDAGVPVENSLRFYRALREAGVPVEMHLFETGRHGFGLAPDNPVLSRWTALAEAWMRSHGWLGEGVG from the coding sequence ATGCGCTATGCGACAATGGCACTGCTCGGAGTGCTCGTGGCGGGACTGTGGCCCATCGAGGGGAGCGCCCAGGAGGCCGGCTCGCAAGTATCGCTGTGGGAGCGGGCCGCGCCGGGCGCGGTCGGTGACTCGGCCTCCGATCGACCGACCATCACGCCCTATCTGCTCCCGGCGACTCAGCGCCCGAGGGCGGCGGTCGTGGTATTCCCTGGAGGAGGCTACGGACACCTCGCCGTCGACCATGAGGGTGACCAGGTCGCGCGCTGGCTGAATTCGCTCGGGATCAACGCCTTCGTTGTGCGCTACCGGCTCGGTCCCCAATACCACCATCCGGCGATGATTCAGGATGCGCAGCGGGCGATCCGGACGGTCCGGGCGCGTGCACGGGAGTGGGGCATTGATCCGGCGCGCGTCGGGGTGATCGGGTTCTCCGCCGGAGGTCATCTCGCGAGCACCACCGGCACCCATTTCGATGACGAGATCCCGGTGCTCGGGGACGAGGTGGATCGACAGTCGGCGCGCCCGGATTTCATGATGCTGATCTACCCGGTCATCACCATGCAGGCGAGCTACACCCACCGCGGCTCGCGAACCAATCTGTTGGGGGAAGACGCGGATCCCGCCCTGGTGTGGGAATTGTCGAACGAGACTCAGGTGACCCCGCGTACGCCCCCGACCTTCCTGGTGCACACGACGGATGACGCCGGTGTGCCGGTGGAGAACAGCCTGCGATTCTACCGGGCGCTCCGCGAAGCGGGGGTGCCTGTCGAAATGCACCTCTTCGAGACCGGGCGTCACGGTTTCGGCCTGGCGCCGGACAACCCGGTGCTTTCGCGCTGGACCGCGCTGGCGGAGGCGTGGATGCGGAGCCACGGCTGGCTGGGGGAGGGAGTCGGCTGA
- a CDS encoding polymer-forming cytoskeletal protein: protein MAVFNKSDGKPRDRSLPLSRNGAGEGAISIIGPGMRIDGNVDTDGTVRIEGMVTGTVRAAKAVVLGQSGEVSGDIFAHDAMIGGRVKGRVIADNRLELQASCVVEGEIQAPAFHLHLEEGATFNGQIQMKNEDAAQSATATPLRPESKSSADESGDEQRLQPKFSTIG from the coding sequence ATGGCGGTCTTCAACAAGTCGGACGGCAAGCCGCGTGACCGGTCCCTTCCTCTTTCGCGCAACGGTGCGGGGGAGGGCGCGATCTCCATCATCGGGCCGGGAATGCGCATTGATGGGAATGTCGACACCGATGGGACGGTGCGCATCGAGGGCATGGTGACGGGAACCGTGAGGGCGGCGAAGGCCGTGGTGCTCGGGCAGAGCGGTGAGGTGAGCGGCGACATCTTCGCGCACGACGCAATGATCGGCGGGCGCGTGAAGGGGCGTGTCATCGCCGACAACCGGCTCGAGCTGCAGGCGTCCTGCGTCGTCGAAGGCGAGATCCAGGCACCGGCTTTCCACCTTCATCTGGAGGAGGGCGCCACCTTCAACGGCCAGATCCAGATGAAGAACGAGGACGCCGCGCAAAGCGCCACCGCAACGCCGCTGCGCCCGGAATCGAAGTCATCAGCCGACGAAAGCGGGGACGAGCAGCGCTTGCAGCCCAAGTTTTCCACAATCGGCTAA
- a CDS encoding peptidoglycan DD-metalloendopeptidase family protein, with amino-acid sequence MARDERRMTFIVVPHGGRDLNTRSFEVSYRRLRVVGILLLLAVVVWVVSVGSWLFVSARAARVPMLEREIARLQEENAQVRQLAEALRRLEAQYEQVREMLGADRAGEPGSIWLPRAGESGAKSAAEAPADSAEAMLPTAWPLAGRGFVTREHLAEIPGEHPGIDIAVAEGTYVRAAGGGVVEEAGSDDIYGNFIRIRHAGGYESVYGHASELFVAPADTVRRNEVIALSGNTGRSTAPHLHFEIWRNGEPIDPRTRVNQPPGAAP; translated from the coding sequence ATGGCGCGAGACGAACGCCGCATGACCTTCATCGTGGTTCCCCACGGTGGCCGCGACCTCAACACCCGCTCGTTCGAGGTCTCCTACCGGCGTCTCCGCGTGGTGGGCATTCTCCTCCTCTTGGCTGTCGTCGTCTGGGTGGTATCGGTCGGTTCGTGGCTTTTTGTTTCAGCTCGGGCGGCACGCGTGCCGATGCTGGAAAGAGAGATCGCTCGCTTGCAGGAGGAGAACGCGCAGGTCCGGCAGCTGGCGGAGGCGTTGCGGCGCCTCGAGGCACAGTACGAACAGGTCAGGGAAATGCTTGGGGCCGATCGCGCCGGCGAGCCAGGCAGCATCTGGCTCCCGCGCGCCGGTGAAAGCGGTGCCAAGTCGGCGGCAGAGGCCCCGGCCGATTCAGCCGAGGCCATGCTGCCCACCGCCTGGCCGCTCGCCGGGCGCGGCTTCGTGACGCGCGAGCACCTGGCCGAGATCCCCGGCGAGCACCCCGGCATCGACATCGCCGTCGCCGAAGGGACCTACGTCCGCGCGGCGGGCGGCGGAGTAGTCGAAGAAGCGGGATCCGACGACATCTACGGCAACTTCATCCGCATCCGGCACGCGGGCGGTTACGAGTCGGTCTACGGCCACGCCTCCGAGCTGTTCGTCGCTCCGGCGGACACCGTGCGCCGGAACGAGGTCATCGCGCTGAGCGGAAACACCGGCCGATCGACCGCGCCGCATCTCCACTTCGAGATCTGGAGGAATGGCGAGCCGATCGATCCGCGAACCCGGGTCAACCAGCCGCCGGGCGCGGCCCCCTGA
- the mnmE gene encoding tRNA uridine-5-carboxymethylaminomethyl(34) synthesis GTPase MnmE yields the protein MRGIFDDTIAAIATPPGRGAVALVRVSGPAAAALLLRICPTLKGELPRPREPRLLAVVHPERGERLDHALVTYFPGPASYTGEDTVELSTHGGMLTPQLVLDALLAAGARQAERGEFTRRALFNGKLDLLQAEAIGDLIDGHSPALHRVAVHQMERGLSRRVEELRREVIRLEGMVAYSIDFPEEDEPPVPPEQIDTAAVAVMERLEALVRTVPHGELLRSGAMLVLAGRPNSGKSSLFNALLGLERAIVTEIPGTTRDALEAELTLEGYPFRLVDTAGLRPAADRVEAIGIEVARRYLEAAQLVLFCVPAGREIDSEEQGFLASMPEERRLLVRTMSDLLGREAEDGNGESSGSVAVSVITGEGLDALRREVVTRVFAGLQELDGEVPLVTRERHARALRGALEELSAFRKAMRDGVPMELAATHLGTAALRLEELIGVVTPDDVLAEVFGSFCVGK from the coding sequence ATGCGCGGCATCTTCGACGACACCATCGCCGCCATCGCGACCCCTCCCGGCCGTGGGGCGGTGGCGCTCGTTCGGGTTTCCGGACCTGCCGCCGCCGCCCTCCTCCTCCGGATCTGTCCCACCCTGAAAGGTGAGCTACCTCGACCGCGCGAGCCGCGGCTGCTCGCCGTCGTACACCCGGAACGGGGTGAGCGACTCGATCATGCCCTGGTTACCTACTTCCCCGGGCCGGCCAGCTACACTGGCGAGGACACGGTCGAGCTCTCCACCCACGGAGGAATGCTCACCCCGCAGTTGGTGCTGGACGCGCTGTTGGCCGCCGGGGCGCGCCAGGCGGAGCGCGGCGAGTTCACGCGGCGTGCGTTGTTCAACGGCAAGTTGGATCTCCTGCAGGCCGAAGCCATCGGCGACCTGATCGACGGCCACTCCCCAGCCCTGCACCGCGTGGCGGTTCACCAGATGGAGCGCGGACTGTCGCGCCGCGTAGAGGAGCTACGCCGAGAGGTGATTCGCCTGGAAGGGATGGTCGCCTACTCGATCGATTTTCCCGAGGAGGACGAGCCGCCTGTCCCGCCTGAGCAGATCGACACGGCCGCCGTGGCGGTGATGGAGCGTCTCGAGGCGCTGGTGCGTACCGTGCCGCACGGCGAGCTGCTGCGTTCGGGAGCAATGCTGGTGCTGGCCGGGCGTCCAAACTCGGGAAAGTCCTCCCTCTTCAATGCCCTGCTTGGGCTCGAACGAGCCATCGTTACCGAGATTCCCGGAACGACGCGCGACGCTCTGGAGGCGGAGCTGACCCTGGAGGGATATCCCTTCCGGCTGGTGGATACCGCCGGGCTTCGCCCCGCGGCGGACCGGGTGGAGGCGATCGGGATCGAGGTTGCCCGGCGCTACCTGGAGGCAGCCCAGCTCGTCCTCTTCTGCGTGCCGGCGGGACGCGAGATCGATTCCGAGGAGCAGGGCTTCCTCGCGTCCATGCCGGAGGAGCGGCGGTTACTGGTGCGGACGATGAGCGATCTCCTGGGGCGAGAGGCGGAAGACGGAAATGGGGAGAGCTCAGGCAGTGTGGCCGTCTCGGTCATCACTGGTGAGGGGTTGGACGCGCTGCGACGGGAGGTGGTCACGCGAGTGTTCGCCGGGTTGCAGGAGCTGGACGGGGAGGTCCCGCTCGTCACCCGTGAACGACATGCGAGGGCGCTGCGCGGCGCGCTGGAGGAGCTGAGCGCCTTCCGGAAGGCGATGCGTGATGGCGTTCCCATGGAGCTGGCGGCGACCCACCTCGGCACCGCGGCACTGCGCCTCGAGGAGCTTATCGGCGTCGTCACGCCAGACGACGTACTCGCTGAGGTGTTCGGATCCTTCTGCGTGGGGAAGTAG
- a CDS encoding AAA family ATPase, giving the protein MSRIIAIANQKGGVGKTTTAINLGACLAVAEKRTLVIDVDPQANATSGVGIKKEEVERSIYDVLVDDVPLEAVINSRVHFPYLDVAPATRDLVGVEVELVRRRGRETLLRDALAPLRDRYDFVLIDAPPSLGMLTLNTLAAADSVLIPIQCEFYALEGLSQLLNTVRIVQKNLNPALQIEGVLLTMFDSRLNLSKQVAEEAKEYFGPKVYQTTIPRNVRLAEAPSFGEPIVLYDILSVGAKSYLALAQEVIARSAMDSGPTELPLASSAGGEA; this is encoded by the coding sequence TTGTCCCGGATCATCGCGATCGCCAATCAGAAGGGCGGTGTGGGCAAGACGACCACCGCCATCAATCTGGGCGCTTGCCTCGCAGTGGCGGAGAAGCGCACCCTCGTCATCGACGTCGACCCCCAGGCCAACGCCACCAGCGGCGTGGGGATCAAGAAGGAAGAGGTGGAGCGCTCCATCTACGATGTGCTCGTGGACGACGTTCCGCTGGAAGCGGTGATCAACTCCCGGGTTCACTTTCCCTACCTCGATGTCGCCCCGGCTACGCGCGATCTGGTGGGCGTCGAGGTCGAGCTGGTCCGCCGGCGCGGCAGGGAGACGCTCCTACGAGATGCGCTCGCGCCACTGCGGGATCGCTACGACTTCGTCCTGATCGACGCGCCGCCCTCTCTGGGCATGTTGACCCTCAACACCCTGGCGGCCGCGGACTCCGTGCTGATCCCGATCCAGTGCGAGTTCTACGCGCTCGAGGGGCTTTCGCAGCTGCTCAACACCGTCCGCATCGTTCAGAAGAACCTGAACCCGGCGCTGCAGATCGAGGGGGTCCTCCTCACCATGTTCGACAGTCGTCTCAACCTGTCCAAGCAGGTGGCGGAGGAGGCCAAGGAATATTTCGGTCCTAAAGTATACCAGACAACCATCCCCAGGAACGTCCGTCTGGCGGAGGCGCCGAGCTTCGGCGAGCCGATCGTCCTCTACGACATTCTCTCGGTGGGGGCGAAGAGCTACCTGGCGTTAGCCCAGGAGGTGATCGCCCGCAGCGCGATGGATTCCGGGCCGACCGAGCTCCCGCTGGCGAGCTCCGCGGGGGGTGAGGCGTGA
- a CDS encoding zinc ribbon domain-containing protein, whose translation MAEITCPACGQPASGRFCSNCGGSLPGQVHCAACGNEIPAGGRFCNQCGAAVARKATGAHSGATAATDSPSGTASSSAKAPASTLPWVVATLAVLALVVALVVPRGGDSSGPVATPAPSATGGTDGSAGFGDPSSVDLSSMTPRERADRLFNRVMQNVSAGDSAQARFFLPMALAAYADVPELDADGHYHVAVLNLAGGDPQSARAHADSILAETPSHLFGLFTAAQAEQALGNTERAREFYERFQASFAAESALARKEYTEHAAVMPLMREEAAQALGSE comes from the coding sequence ATGGCTGAGATTACCTGTCCCGCCTGCGGCCAGCCCGCGAGCGGGCGTTTTTGCTCCAACTGCGGCGGGAGTCTTCCCGGTCAGGTGCACTGCGCCGCCTGCGGGAACGAGATCCCGGCCGGAGGGCGCTTCTGCAACCAGTGCGGTGCGGCCGTTGCCCGCAAGGCCACCGGTGCGCACTCCGGCGCGACGGCCGCTACAGATTCCCCCTCAGGCACCGCGTCCTCTTCTGCCAAAGCGCCAGCCTCCACCCTGCCCTGGGTGGTCGCCACGCTGGCGGTGCTGGCGCTGGTCGTTGCCCTCGTTGTCCCGCGAGGCGGTGACTCTTCGGGCCCCGTGGCTACGCCGGCGCCGTCGGCGACCGGCGGGACGGACGGCAGCGCAGGGTTCGGTGATCCCAGCTCCGTGGACCTGAGCTCGATGACGCCGCGCGAGCGGGCTGATCGGCTGTTCAATCGGGTGATGCAGAACGTCTCGGCCGGCGATAGCGCACAGGCGCGCTTCTTCCTCCCCATGGCCCTGGCGGCCTACGCGGACGTTCCCGAGCTCGACGCCGACGGGCATTACCACGTGGCCGTGCTGAACCTGGCCGGCGGGGACCCGCAATCGGCGCGGGCGCATGCGGACTCGATCCTGGCAGAGACGCCGTCGCACCTGTTCGGCCTGTTCACTGCCGCACAGGCGGAGCAGGCTCTCGGCAACACTGAGCGGGCGAGGGAGTTCTACGAGCGGTTCCAGGCGAGCTTCGCGGCAGAATCGGCGCTGGCGCGAAAGGAGTACACGGAGCACGCGGCGGTGATGCCGCTGATGCGCGAGGAGGCCGCCCAGGCATTGGGGAGCGAGTAG
- a CDS encoding phage holin family protein: MATKVSIPPTEAPPRPVGREPELAPLFRQLAQDSSALIRQEIALAKAEVRQSVRQTTNGVLKLAIAGGLAAAGGLVLTAFLVILVGQLLGNYWASALIVGAVYLLIGALFGFAGMRRLRALQGPDATIATLKEDRDWARAEMQELKRDLRG, translated from the coding sequence ATGGCAACCAAGGTCTCGATTCCGCCCACCGAAGCTCCACCTCGCCCGGTCGGGCGCGAGCCCGAGCTCGCCCCGCTGTTCCGACAGCTCGCGCAGGACAGCTCGGCGCTCATCCGGCAGGAGATCGCCCTCGCGAAAGCCGAGGTTCGGCAGAGCGTTCGCCAGACCACCAACGGGGTGCTCAAGCTCGCGATAGCCGGCGGGCTGGCCGCCGCGGGTGGCCTCGTTCTCACCGCCTTCCTGGTGATCCTCGTCGGGCAGCTACTCGGCAACTACTGGGCTTCCGCACTGATCGTCGGGGCGGTTTACCTGTTGATCGGTGCCCTCTTCGGCTTCGCCGGGATGAGGCGCCTGCGCGCCTTGCAGGGTCCGGACGCGACGATCGCCACTCTCAAGGAGGATCGCGACTGGGCCCGAGCCGAGATGCAGGAGCTCAAGCGCGACCTCAGAGGCTGA
- a CDS encoding acylphosphatase: protein MSRITGEATPQRTERFLIHGRVQGVGFRWWARQEANALGISGFVRNRRDGVVEVVARGTVDALDDFASRLRRGPPAARVDRLEREPADVAPTGGFEIAH, encoded by the coding sequence ATGAGCCGGATTACGGGTGAAGCCACGCCCCAGCGGACGGAGCGCTTCCTGATTCACGGCCGCGTGCAGGGCGTCGGCTTTCGCTGGTGGGCCCGGCAGGAAGCCAACGCCCTGGGGATCTCCGGCTTCGTGCGCAACCGGAGGGACGGGGTCGTCGAGGTCGTCGCCCGCGGCACGGTGGACGCGCTGGACGATTTCGCTTCCCGGCTGCGGAGGGGTCCCCCGGCCGCCCGCGTCGACCGCCTGGAGCGAGAACCGGCCGACGTGGCGCCTACTGGCGGATTCGAGATCGCTCACTAG